Below is a genomic region from Brassica oleracea var. oleracea cultivar TO1000 chromosome C9, BOL, whole genome shotgun sequence.
AACTTTATACGTAACTTTATTAAAAACTGTGTAACCAATCATATTTAATAATCTATTTTTTAATTTATTGAATACAATTATTTTATAGTTTTAATAATACTTTCTAGATAAAAAAAACAATTTTTTTAATATGTGTGTTTTTTCCTAACATCTTATATTTAAGAACAAAGTAGAATATAATACATTAAGGCGGTGTAACCTGTGTTTTAATCACCGTTAAACTACAATGTTTAAGACTTTCATTTTCCCTATGGATTGTTCTAGCTACATTTGTTATAGTACCTAGTGTAATTTTATATCCTACATATAACACTATCTAAGACCATTTCTAGTTTTTCGCTATATACTTTAAAAATTAATGAACTTGAAAAATATAAAGTGGGGTTTACTCGATCTTTTATTATAAAGAAAATACATTAGAATCAAACTCATGTATATTTCAAGTTAATCTGTTTATGAGTATAAATATAGAGGTGAGTTAAAATATACTATAAATTTATAATTTGTCAAATTAGTTTTTCAAATATGCATATACTATATATATACTTATGTATAGGATAATTTAGCACATTATAACAACGAAGATGCAAAAGGATTTTCTTAAATTTCATAGCAGGAAATCTGGTCGTTAATGGTAGAAGAAAACAGTTACTAGTATAAAAATATATATATGTGGCAACGTTTTTTACACTGTTAGACCATGATTAACCCGGAGTTTTTAGAGTGAGATTCTTAACGGAAATTAATAAACTGTTTCTTAACTTCCACTAAGAATCTCATCCTAAGAACTCCAGGTTAATCATGCTCTTATACTCCTTCCGTTTCTAAATAGATGATGTTTTAGGAAGTTTTTAATGTTTCCAAATAGATGATGTTTTCATATATCAATGCACTTTTCAACTTTATCAAAAACTGTGTAACCAATGATATTGTGCAGTATGTTTTGTGATTGGTTGAATAACTTTTGATTTATATTTTAATAATATTTTTAAGATAAAAAACAAGTTTCTTAATAGTTGTGCACAATGTTAAAACTTCATGTATTTTGAAACGGATGGAGTATTTTATTTAATACCTGCACCAATTTTCCCCATCTTTGACCTACTCTACTCCCTGCACTTCATTAACACATCAACACACTCTCCTCTCTCATACCCAAACAACAAGAAGATTAAAACCCCATAAAAAAAAACATTTACTTATTAGGCATTGAATAACACACAACAGACACAAATCCTTTCCTTTTCTCTCACGCCTTCTATCTCTCTCTCTATAGCATTTAAACCTCATCTCATAATTTCCAACTTCGTTTCTTGTTTTTTCCCGAGAAACAATCAAGAAAAGACCCTAAAACAGAACACTTCTTTAGTTGCATGTGATCGACAGAGAAAATATAAAGACATCTTTCTTCCTTCTTCTTTTTTTTGCCTAGTCAAACATGAGCTCTTGTTTAGAAGAAAAGCATAGTCGAATCTTCGTTACCGGTCCAATCATCGTCGGTGCCGGTCCGTCCGGTTTATCCGTAGCGGCTTGTTTATCAAACCGAGGCGTGCCATCGGTTATACTCGAGAGAACCGATTGCTTAGCTTCTTTATGGAAAAAACGTACCTACGACCGTCTTAAGCTCCATCTCCCTAAACACTTCTGCGAGCTTCCTCTTATGAAGTTCCCTAGAAACTTCCCAAGATACCCGTCCAAGCAACAATTCATATCCTACGTTGAGTCTTATGCTGCCCGGTTTAATATTAAACCGGTATTTAACCAAACCGTAGAGAAAGCAGAGTTCGATGTCGCCTCTGGTCTATGGACGGTGAAGACGCAAGACGTTGTGTACTCATCCACGTGGCTCGTGGTGGCAACAGGGGAAAACGCTGAACCGGTGATACCGGATATACCCGGTTTGAAGAAGTTTACTGGACCGGTTGTTCACACTAGTGCGTACAAGTCCGGTTCGGAGTTTGCAAACCGGAAGGTTTTGGTGGTTGGTTGTGGAAATTCCGGTATGGAGGTGTGCTTGGATCTTTGTAGATACAATGCTCTGCCTCATATGGTTGTTAGAAACTCTGTAAGTAATTAATTAAACATGCTCATTATCTAAGTACACGAAGAAAATTAGATTACACGAAGAAAATTAGATTTTGGCTGAGCTAATAGGGTTTAATGGATTATTATAATGATGCAGGTACATGTATTACCAAGAGACTTTTTTGGACTATCGAGTTTTGGAATAGCAATGACACTACTGAAGTGGTTTCCTCTAAAGCTGGTGGACAATTTGCTCCTGCTTCTTGCTAGTTTTTCGTTGGGCAATACCGACCGGTTAGGCCTCCGACGACCTAAAACCGGACCTATTGAGCTCAAGAACGTCACTGGAAAAACTCCCGTTCTTGATGTTGGCGCCATATCTTTGATACAATCCGGTCAAATTAGAGTAAGTTCGTTATAATGATTTCATTGTTTTAGGTAGTATTATTAACCTTAATGTTAATTGCTCCTTAGCTAAGAAGATTAGAGACATGTTTTA
It encodes:
- the LOC106316934 gene encoding probable indole-3-pyruvate monooxygenase YUCCA4 — encoded protein: MSSCLEEKHSRIFVTGPIIVGAGPSGLSVAACLSNRGVPSVILERTDCLASLWKKRTYDRLKLHLPKHFCELPLMKFPRNFPRYPSKQQFISYVESYAARFNIKPVFNQTVEKAEFDVASGLWTVKTQDVVYSSTWLVVATGENAEPVIPDIPGLKKFTGPVVHTSAYKSGSEFANRKVLVVGCGNSGMEVCLDLCRYNALPHMVVRNSVHVLPRDFFGLSSFGIAMTLLKWFPLKLVDNLLLLLASFSLGNTDRLGLRRPKTGPIELKNVTGKTPVLDVGAISLIQSGQIRVTRAVKEITKKGAKFVNGQEMEFDSIILATGYKSNVPYWLKDNSFFTKEGMPKTPFPNGWKGENGLYTVGFTRRGLLGTAFDAVKIAEDITDQWMKMNGPLSSSNVCSSHIIHFHFNKS